From a region of the Theobroma cacao cultivar B97-61/B2 chromosome 8, Criollo_cocoa_genome_V2, whole genome shotgun sequence genome:
- the LOC18592178 gene encoding uncharacterized protein LOC18592178: MRETRQSAMKGRETKGAPSADLLVCFPSRAHLTLMPKPICSPARPSEPNKRHHHHHHHHQHHHRLLKKSSIRNGGGAGGQASPLLWAKNKQMGSEIAEPTSPKVTCAGQIKVRSKTSSCKSWQSVMEEIERIHNSRQHKKRPSWLESLGFKKEVMQFLTCLRSIRFDFRCFGSFPQSDITTDDEDEEHEVYQENLNHAESNETSRTIFSKWFMVLQENQNKGFRKDEKKEKERSHDVDDQAAVPPPNALLLMRCRSAPAKSWLEENRVVEENAESTENEEEEEEYNKRDEKKTKNLRSLMEEENRKKKESLVVMRYDPDFYKISSDIAKETWLVGGMKDPLSRSRSWKR; this comes from the coding sequence ATGAGGGAAACAAGACAAAGCGCCATGAAgggaagagaaaccaagggaGCTCCTTCAGCAGATTTGCTAGTATGTTTCCCATCTCGAGCCCATCTAACCCTAATGCCAAAGCCCATTTGCAGCCCAGCAAGACCATCAGAACCCAACAAAcgccaccaccaccaccaccaccaccatcaGCACCATCACCGTCTCCttaagaaatcaagcattagaAATGGTGGTGGAGCTGGCGGCCAAGCTAGCCCTCTTTTATGGGCTAAAAACAAGCAAATGGGCTCCGAGATCGCGGAACCAACCTCCCCAAAAGTCACCTGCGCAGGGCAGATCAAGGTCAGGTCTAAAACAAGCTCATGCAAAAGCTGGCAATCAGTCATGGAAGAGATTGAAAGGATTCACAACAGCAGGCAACACAAAAAGAGGCCAAGTTGGTTGGAGTCTCTCggttttaagaaagaagtcatGCAGTTCTTAACATGTTTGCGAAGCATTCGTTTCGATTTTCGATGTTTCGGGTCTTTTCCTCAGTCTGATATCACTactgatgatgaagatgaagaacaTGAAGTATACCAAGAAAACCTCAACCATGCAGAAAGCAATGAGACATCGAGAACCATCTTTTCCAAATGGTTCATGGTGCTGCAAGAGAATCAAAACAAGGGGTTCCgtaaagatgaaaagaaagaaaaagagaggtcCCATGATGTTGACGATCAAGCTGCAGTTCCTCCTCCAAACGCTCTCTTGCTTATGCGTTGTAGGTCTGCTCCTGCTAAGAGCTGGTTAGAAGAGAACAGGGTAGTAGAAGAGAATGCGGAAAGCACAGAAaatgaagaggaagaagaagaatataaCAAAAGAGatgagaagaaaacaaaaaatttaaggtcattaatggaagaagaaaacagaaagaaaaaagagagctTGGTGGTGATGAGATACGACCCAGATTTCTACAAAATTTCATCTGATATAGCAAAAGAGACATGGCTTGTTGGTGGAATGAAAGATCCATTATCCCGAAGTCGAAGTTGGAAAAGATGA
- the LOC18592179 gene encoding uncharacterized protein LOC18592179, whose translation MTPPIIRTLISLSLYRSSHFPKTISSYSISVVFFSSSTTTRESKPSFDFTDHFIKKHNFSPELALKAASSLNYLRKPDKCDNVLSFLKESGFSKSHIDEAVKRKPSLLSASLEKTIKPKFKTFRGLGFSTTDIADIVSADPWILTRSADDRLAPSISGLKSIIGSNAGVVKVLKTSAWFLKADLEKTMMPNIEFMRSCGISLSQIVRYVFSFPRFFLHKPESIKHFVKRADEMGFNRKSNMFLAAIRTLSSMTEENWELKLKLFRRLGFSEDDIRSAFRRVPQAFAVSERKIKEVTELLLSRKNIDISFIINHPEVLICSVERRLKPRLLVFEILVSKDLLSRKPSLTTLFKIPEKKFRDKYVRPYLKELEKASMAFVGS comes from the coding sequence ATGACACCTCCAATAATCAGAACTCTAATCTCACTCTCCCTCTATAGATCTTCCCATTTCCCAAAAACCATTTCCAGTTACTCTATCTCTGTTGTTTTCTTCTCATCTTCCACTACCACCCGGGAATCAAAACCCTCCTTCGATTTTACTGATcactttattaaaaaacacaaCTTTTCCCCTGAGCTTGCCTTGAAAGCTGCATCTTCCTTAAACTATCTGAGGAAACCCGATAAGTGTGATAATGTACTTTCATTTCTTAAAGAAAGCGGTTTCTCAAAATCCCATATTGATGAAGCGGTCAAAAGAAAGCCTAGCCTTCTATCTGCTAGTCTTGAGAAAACCATCAAACCGAAATTCAAGACTTTCCGGGGCTTAGGATTTTCGACCACTGATATTGCTGATATTGTATCTGCTGATCCCTGGATTTTGACTAGAAGCGCAGATGATAGACTTGCACCATCAATTTCAGGGTTAAAGAGCATTATAGGTTCCAATGCCGGTGTTGTTAAGGTGTTAAAAACTTCTGCTTGGTTTTTGAAAGCTGATTTGGAAAAGACTATGATGCCTAATATAGAGTTCATGCGAAGTTGCGGGATTAGTTTGTCTCAAATTGTTAGATATGTGTTCAGCTTTCCTAGATTTTTCTTACATAAACCTGAGAGCATTAAGCATTTTGTTAAAAGGGCGGATGAAATGGGATTCAATAGGAAATCAAATATGTTTCTTGCTGCTATTAGGACGTTGAGTTCAATGACTGAAGAGAATTGGGAATTGAAGTTGAAGCTTTTTAGGAGGTTGGGGTTTTCTGAAGATGACATCAGGTCTGCTTTTAGGAGGGTGCCCCAGGCGTTTGCTGTATCTGAGAGAAAAATTAAGGAGGTGACAGAGCTTTTGCTTAGCAGAAAGAATATAGATATTTCATTCATAATAAACCACCCAGAGGTTCTCATTTGTAGTGTTGAGCGTAGGCTGAAGCCTCGGCTACTGGTTTTTGAGATTCTGGTAAGCAAGGATTTGCTAAGCAGGAAACCTAGTTTGACTACACTTTTTAAGATTCCCGAAAAGAAATTCCGAGACAAATACGTTCGTCCTTATTTAAAAGAGCTTGAGAAAGCATCCATGGCTTTTGTGGGCTCATAA